GACTCTAACTTTTTCTTAGTTACCAGTGTCATGTCGCCTATTTTCTCTCTGACGAAAAACAAAATTACGCGTTTCTTTCAAACTATAGTTTAGTTACTTGTAAAATTTTACTATAATGTTCACCGAACTATGATTAATTTACAATGATTTGTATAGAAACATCTGTTGTTGTCTGAATTTTGAACCCAAAAATCAAACTTGAGACTGAAACATGTTAAACCTAGGTCATGGACCAATATGGTGACATTTTAGATAAAATCGACATATTGGTTGAGAGAAACTTCTTGTTTTAGTTTCAAGCTCAACTTTTGGGTTCAAAATTCAGACAACCTATTTTTTACTTCCAAAAATGCTAATTCAAGCATAATTTGGCGTACGATTTGAGAGAAATCTTCTATTTTAGTTCTAGTTGTGAGGAGGGAGAAATGACATAACAGAGGGGAGAAAATATGCGATGTGGAACCACTTACTAGGACAAAATTGGAGTCAAACAGGTCAAAACCGGCCAAATAAGGACGAAGGGTTATAAAAAGAAGGGTCTTCAGTTCAGAGGGGTAAATTGCAAAGCAAAGTTTGGTATTCTATAGTACACCCGGACAAGTTTAGGGAGTGCTATGGACTTCTCTCATCACACTATGGGCTATCTAGCAACAGAGCATTATCCAACTTAAGAAGCAATCACTAGACAAAATGCAGCCTCTTGAAAGGTCACATACAGACCCAAGGATGCTCCGAGTAGTTTGTATTTTCATAAATCTCAGTCACCTGAAATTGCACCTTGGTTAGTCTAAATTTGTACTTCCCAGATCATGCAACTTCAGTGCAAGTTTGAATCCATAGCTGATATACAAAAGTTAGATGAGATGTGAATTGTTGGATGTTGATCCAAAGGCTTAAAAAGGCGACTGAGGTATATAAATATTTCAAGCAACTTACAAAATATGTACTCCCAAAATATTTTTTGCTGGGTCACATTGTGATCAGTGGCACTGGCAAGCATACTAGTATACTGAAGCCAGCTACTCCTATCTAGGTTTAATACATTTGTGCAGAGGCATTACTTTAGGGCTAACAGCAACTCAGATACGCACAATAAGAATTGACCACTGCATTAAACACTTTTGAAGCATTGCACGCATATGCAAGATGGCGATGTCCATCTTCTGTCAACAAGACAGAACCAAAGGGGCATATTTCTCAGAGTTTTACACCAAATCCATCATTCAATCAGTAATGAACACTTCCAAAGTTCCAAAATTATGAACATCCACCTCGTTGCTGTCGACTGTAATCAACCTACACTAAATGGCCATGAATCTGGTATTGTTCATCAGTAGAATTGAGGTTATACACACCTACGCACACCTCCAGAATTCTCTTCTAGTCACTCACTGCTCACTCAGCTTTCACCGGCGCCTTGCCGGCACAGGCAGCGTCGTAAGCATCGCCGAGGCCGGGGATACAGTCCTCGAAGGGGGCTACGAACTTCTCCAAGAACTTCTCTTCCGTCGGCGCCACCACGTTGAAGAAGCACCGGTCTTCCTCGATCAGCCGCATCTGCTTGAGGAGCTTCACCACGAGATGCCGGGGCATGAGCCTCCTCTCGAGGCTGTACATGAGCAGCACCGACCGGCGCGCGATGTACTGCGGCTCCAGCCCGACCTCCTTGACCAGGAACTCGGCGTTGCGGCGCAGCCTCTCCTCGGAGGCGACCAGGATCCGCGGCGCCTTGCTGATGGCCAGGCTCACCTCCTCCTTCGACCACCCGAGCGTCTCCCTGAGGACGGCGATCTTGGCGTCCACCTTCTCCTGGCCGATGCAGCCGGCGGTGGAGATCGCGTGCCGGAACATCTGGGAGCCCGGTGGCACCCCCAGCTCAATGGCCCGCCGCACGGAGTCCTGGACGTACTCGGGGTGCATGGTGACCAGGCGCGGCGCGGCCACGAGCAGCTTGGAAATATCACAAGCACTTAGCCCGCATTGCCTGAGGAAGGAGACGTTGGGCTCGACTACCTTCTCGAGGTCGGAGGTGAGGAGCCAGTAGTTCCAGTCGCTGGCCTGGAGCAGCCTCTCCGGGGAGCCGAACAGGGGGAGCCAGAACTGCACCTTGGAGACGAAGCTGCGGCAGAGGAAGTAGCGGCCGGCGATCTTGGCGAGGCGGGCGACCTGGGAGGTGGAGAGGCCGAGGGCGCGGAGCTCCGCGGAGATGGGCGCGAGGGAGCGCTCGATGCGGGCGCAGAGGATGCGCGGGttggaggcgacggcggcggcgacctcCTTGGGGGAGAAGCCGAGGCCGTCGAGGAATGCGAGGACGGCGTCGGGGTTGGAGGTGGACTTGAGGTGGGCGAGGTTCTTGGAGGCCTTGACGGCCTGCGGCTGGGTGAGGTGGCAGTTGGCGACGAGGTAGTCCTCGACGGCGAAGCTGTTTCCCGGAGCGGTGGCAGCGCCGGCGGCGGTGGCGACGTGGGGGatgcggaggcggaggcggaggcggcagcgggCAGAGAAGTGGACGGCGGCGAGCGGGCCG
The sequence above is a segment of the Aegilops tauschii subsp. strangulata cultivar AL8/78 chromosome 6, Aet v6.0, whole genome shotgun sequence genome. Coding sequences within it:
- the LOC109775589 gene encoding uncharacterized protein; the protein is MATPSAPRLHSPMPILFLAAGPLAAVHFSARCRLRLRLRIPHVATAAGAATAPGNSFAVEDYLVANCHLTQPQAVKASKNLAHLKSTSNPDAVLAFLDGLGFSPKEVAAAVASNPRILCARIERSLAPISAELRALGLSTSQVARLAKIAGRYFLCRSFVSKVQFWLPLFGSPERLLQASDWNYWLLTSDLEKVVEPNVSFLRQCGLSACDISKLLVAAPRLVTMHPEYVQDSVRRAIELGVPPGSQMFRHAISTAGCIGQEKVDAKIAVLRETLGWSKEEVSLAISKAPRILVASEERLRRNAEFLVKEVGLEPQYIARRSVLLMYSLERRLMPRHLVVKLLKQMRLIEEDRCFFNVVAPTEEKFLEKFVAPFEDCIPGLGDAYDAACAGKAPVKAE